The following are encoded in a window of Panicum virgatum strain AP13 chromosome 5N, P.virgatum_v5, whole genome shotgun sequence genomic DNA:
- the LOC120672808 gene encoding serine/threonine-protein phosphatase 7 long form homolog — MIWIISTPLHLLLQAVEQLKLRHHKPLKFHERYRPYLRDAGLLGLSQVCHKMPQLDKALITALVERWRPETHSFHLACGEITVTLQDVAMLFALPIDGRPVCSTTDHDYAQVVLDCFGQDARGPAMPGKSFLHYKWLKKNFYELPEDADDMTVERHVRAYILSLLCGVLFPDGTGRMSLIYLPLIADLSCVSTYSWGSAVLAFLYRSLCSVASSHNIKNIGGSLLLLQLWSWERFHVGRPLVRSPCAESGIEQDLPPIGFRWVGARTQSDNATRSLKQYRDELNLQRADQVKWEPYLFVESSALPPLCTRDADLWLTQAPLINFPIVEMYLPERVMRQFGLRQCIPPPFRPTLQTLHRISRRGRERENWEETHHEYIQEWEARRQRIFRDTEQYDPSSYEEYLSWYSGATRRYLVPATSDDAEAGPLPPAGDSLDLQNQDKSPLIRKAVDKLEGMVERAKRAMTSTADTTTQALVAEFLHGFQDVLQDLSEVRTSPHVDTAASQQSTQFLLGAEQNIDANQEDQHQEDEEFNTVEHVSWTLEPMDEENCDSAAPATENYDTDTAVTNLVQPSEDLQQDEHLEDHSEIEQTMFMVEPKCEEDDGSNFVLPSSPPELMLEEQGDSPAEEQDDLAALGSESCAVQQSLEGEADDQENPNTAEHDGLMLEHTDEENNNCNGVSSSCPASSAIVDPIQIKL; from the exons ATGATATGGATCATCTCGACACCTCTGCACCTTCTTCTCCAA GCTGTGGAGCAGTTAAAGTTACGGCATCACAAGCCTTTAAAATTTCACGAGAGATATCGCCCTTATCTGAGGGATGCAGGTTTGCTTGGGCTCTCACAAGTATGCCACAAGATGCCTCAGTTGGACAAAGCGTTGATTACTGCCCTTGTTGAGCGTTGGAGGCCAGAGACCCATAGCTTCCACTTGGCCTGTGGGGAGATCACTGTTACACTTCAAGATGTTGCAATGTTGTTTGCTCTTCCTATTGATGGTCGTCCAGTTTGTTCTACCACTGATCATGATTATGCGCAAGTGGTCCTTGATTGTTTTGGTCAGGACGCAAGGGGGCCAGCAATGCCTGGAAAATCCTTCCTGCATTATAAATGGCTTAAGAAGAACTTCTATGAATTACCAGAGGATGCAGATGACATGACAGTCGAAAGGCATGTTCGAGCATATATCCTGAGCCTTTTATGTGGGGTGCTCTTTCCTGATGGGACAGGAAGGATGAGCCTGATATATCTTCCTCTGATTGCCGATCTTTCATGTGTTAGCACATACAGCTGGGGTTCTGCGGTTCTGGCATTCCTATACCGGTCTCTTTGTTCTGTTGCCTCCTCCCACAACATCAAGAACATTGGGGGTTCATTGCTTCTCTTGCAGCTTTGGAGTTGGGAGCGGTTTCATGTTGGCAGACCACTGGTTCGGTCTCCATGCGCAGAGTCAGGTATCGAGCAGGACTTACCCCCAATTGGCTTCCGTTGGGTGGGAGCTCGCACACAAAGTGACAACGCTACTCGCTCCCTTAAGCAGTACAGAGATGAGCTGAACCTGCAGCGAGCAGATCAGGTGAAGTGGGAGCCCTACCTGTTTGTAGAGTCCTCAGCCCTACCCCCACTTTGTACAAGAGATGCAGATCTGTGGCTTACACAAGCTCCACTAATAAACTTCCCTATAGTTGAGATGTATTTGCCCGAGCGAGTGATGCGGCAATTTGGCCTTCGTCAGTGCATTCCACCACCTTTTCGGCCTACGCTACAGACATTGCATCGTATTAGTCGACGTGGCAGAGAACGTGAAAACTGGGAAGAAACACACCATGAGTATATCCAGGAATGGGAAGCCCGACGACAGCGCATATTTCGAGATACAGAGCAATATGATCCATCTTCTTATGAGGAGTACCTGAGCTGGTACTCAGGAGCCACGCGACGGTACCTTGTCCCAgcaaccagtgatgatgctgaAGCAGGACCTTTGCCTCCAGCTGGTGATTCCTTGGATCTTCAGAATCAAGACAAGTCTCCATTGATCCGCAAagcg GTTGATAAACTGGAAGGTATGGTTGAGAGGGCCAAGAGAGCCATGACATCTACAGCTGATACGACCACCCAAGCCTTGGTTGCTGAGTTTCTGCATGGGTTTCAAGATGTCCTGCAAGACCTTAGTGAGGTCCGTACTAGTCCACATGTTGACACAGCTGCCAGTCAGCAGTCAACTCAGTTTTTGCTTGGAGCAGAACAAAACATAGATGCCAACCAAGAAGATCAACACCAGGAAGATGAAGAATTTAACACAGTGGAGCACGTTTCGTGGACCCTCGAGCCTATGGATGAGGAAAACTGTGattcagctgccccagccacTGAAAACTATGATACAGACACTGCTGTGACTAACTTGGTACAGCCCAGCGAGGATCTTCAGCAGGATGAACATCTAGAGGATCACTCTGAAATAGAGCAGACTATGTTTATGGTGGAACCAAAGTGTGAGGAAGATGATGGTTCGAACTTTGTGCTCCCATCAAGTCCTCCAGAACTGATGCTGGAGGAGCAGGGCGACTCACCAGCTGAGGAACAGGATGACTTGGCTGCTCTAGGTAGTGAATCATGTGCTGTACAACAGAGCCTTGAGGGAGAGGCCGATGATCAAGAAAACCCTAACACAGCTGAGCATGACGGCTTGATGTTGGAGCATACGGATGAGGAAAACAACAATTGTAATGGTGTTTCTTCTTCCTGCCCAGCGTCATCTGCCATAGTTGATCCCATCCAAATCAAGCTGTGA
- the LOC120674965 gene encoding clathrin interactor EPSIN 1-like encodes MDFMKVLDQTVREIKREVNLKVLKVPEIEQKVLDATSDEPWGPHGSDLLDIARATKRYDECAMIMNALRQRLGNTGANWRHVYKALVVIEYLLANGTERAVDEITDNSSEIAKLTSFEYMESNGKDAGLNVRKKAETVLSIVDDRDKLQQVREKAAASRDKYFGLSSTGVTCKSSAASFGSGSYSSGGCYGSEHSSKEADTSRDSCRGNIRNEPIPDFRSTRQMSIGHTSSTTDYNSRKGQRHRRRNQDSSTSHLKSSSNLSSTSGGPSSQKVNNEDDDDFNPRGPYASGPYSYFISNILL; translated from the exons ATGGATTTCATGAAGGTGCTCGATCAGACCGTCCGGGAGAT AAAGAGGGAGGTGAATCTCAAGGTCCTCAAGGTGCCGGAAATTGAGCAAAAG GTTCTTGATGCCACAAGCGATGAACCATGGGGGCCTCACGGGTCCGACTTGTTAGACATTGCCCGGGCCACCAAAAGATA TGATGAATGTGCAATGATCATGAATGCGTTGCGGCAACGGCTGGGGAACACTGGTGCAAATTGGCGTCATGTGTATAAG GCATTGGTTGTGATTGAGTATCTTCTTGCTAATGGTACTGAACGTGCTGTCGATGAAATTACTGACAATAGCTCAGAGATTGCG AAACTTACGAGTTTCGAGTATATGGAGTCTAATGGAAAAGATGCTGGGCTCAATGTGCGAAAGAAGGCTGAAACAGTTCTATCAATTGTGGATGACAGGGATAAACTTCAACAAGTCAGAGAGAAGGCTGCTGCTTCGAGGGATAA GTACTTCGGTTTGTCATCGACTGGGGTAACATGCAAGTCAAGCGCAGCATCATTTGGCAGTGGCAGCTACTCATCTGGTGGTTGCTATGGGAGCGAACATAGTTCAAAGGAAGCTGATACATCCAGGGATAGCTGCAGAGGCAACATCCGTAATGAACCAATTCCGGATTTTAGAAGCACTAGACAAATGTCGATAGGACACACGAGCAGTACAACTGACTATAACTCAAGAAAGGGACAAAGGCATCGCAGGAG AAATCAAGATTCCTCAACATCACACCTAAAATCATCATCAAATCTTAGCTCCACATCTGGAGGCCCAAGTTCACAGAAAGTGAACAACGAAGATGACGATGACTTTAACCCACGAGGGCCTTACGCATCTGGTCCGTATTCCTACTTCATCTCCAACATTCTATTGTGA